The segment TCGTGTGGCAAAGCCGCGCATGGGCAGGAGCGCCAGCCATGTGTAGACCAGTAGATGAAACAGCTTGTCCTGATGCGGGAAGAGTGATGGCGCGTCAGAGCCAGGGGTCAGTGACAGCCAGGCCACGGCCGCAAGGGAAGCGGCCCACAGGGTCAGGATGAAAGGGCGTGTGCTGGACATGGGGCGGACTGTACGCGCGCTGAAGTCCGGAAGCAAGGGGCGGATGCTGTCTTAGGCAGCCTTTTCACCTGCCTGCTTCGACATGGCCTCGTCAATTTCCTTCACCTTCTCGAGAACCCTGGCAAAGATGTTTTTGATCTTGGTGAATTCCTTCATGCCATGGGTGCCGCCCAGCTTGGACATGGCCGCGATATCCATGAATTCATTATAGATGTAAGGAGTGTACAGTGGGTCCTGCTTGAGGAACATCAGTACGTGTCCGAGCATTCCCCGGATCTCTCCCTGCTTTTTGGCTGACTTCTTGAACATCTTGTGCAGGCGCTTCTGTGCGGATTTGAGTGAGGACGTCCAGGCGCCAAGCCTGGGTTCGAATGTGGGCCTCGTGCGAGGAGATTGCGCACGGCCCATGGCCAAGCCGAAGCGCTCGAGGGCACCGTCCTTGGAGGCTAGCAGGTCGCCCCTGGTGATGTCATCCAGAGTCACCACAGTGGAACCTTCGATTTCCAGGCCCCCTCCATAGAGATTATAGACTGGGATATCCATGCGCTTGCAGTCGACTTGCATATCGCGCTGGGCGGTGACGTATGACATGGCCGAAATGATTTCTTCGCCGTGCATGTTCTTGAGCTTGACGTGACGGACCGGGTCAAAGGCTCGCTTTGTGGGCTGTGCGTGGTGACCTTTGACGTGGCTGTGTTCACCCTTCCAGGCGAAGTCCTGGCCCACCAGCAACATTCTGGAAATACCGCAACGCTCGAAGAAGCGCATCAGCGCCACGGACACGTTACCACCCGCGTCCATAACGTATTCGAGGTCTCGCATGATATAGGTGGCCAGACCACCGATGGTCCACATGGGAATGGTGGGACCTGGGTACATCTCGATGACGTCGGGGCGGACCTTGGTGGAATAGATGAGGGGAATATCCTTGGCCCATTCCATGTCCAGGCGCTTGAAGACGTTTTTTACCCCCGGGCTGTAGTCAATGACCATGCACATGTGTGGCTTGATGCCCTGGGCATGGACAGCGGGCAGGGTTTGTAATGCCGTGGCGTAGAGTGCTCCTCCGGGATTGGCGGCGATCTGCGGACCGAACTCGGCCAGTGATGGTCCTGCGCCAAGGATGACGCCTGTCAGCCCTTTGGCAGAGTCGGCAAGCCCTGTGACGCTGCCGTTGGCAAAGGCCTGTCGGAAGTTGCCGATCTCGTTGCCCACCATGGTGTCCTGCATGCGCCTGAGCGTTGTCAGTTCCATGGCGATGTTTTCCATGGTTTTCTGGGCGGTTTCGGACCAGCGGGCGTATTCAGGCCCCAATTGACGGCTGGGGATGTCGGATCTGAATTTTACTGCACCGTAAATGAATTGCAGGTCAAAGGCGCAGAGGGCCTGGTGCAGAGCCTCGGGATGTGGAGGGATGAAGGTCAATCGTCCCTGTTTGATGAATCCGGTGTAGTCGGTCATGGCCAGGCAGGCTGCCAGCAGTTCGGGCCTAGGTTCCAGTACGGCCACGGGATGAAGCGGCGGGAGCGTGGTCAGCAGATGGTTCAGGCCATAGCCCAGATTGCAGCCCACGATCACTGTGGCGCTTTTGGTCGCAGGCTCGGGGGCTGTCCAGCGGCTGTAGTATGCTTGGGGGGGGACATTGGCAAACATGCTGAGATTTTCATTCAGCGGCAGGTCCACTAATCCGAAGCGATTGACCACCAGTTGATTTTCCAGAGAGATCAGGTCAAAATCCTGGCCGCGGAGCCAAGGGACTACAGGCGATTTCTTTTCTTCCAGTGCCTGAAGGTTTGCTTCCAGGAATTGGTACAGTTCCATTTTCATCTCCGTGCCCCATAAGGGCATTGTGCGGGCTCTCCGCGTTGCGCCAGTGATCGACCTGCTTTACATTTGCAAAGACCTTGCCACTGAATATGTAGGCAGGATTCTGGCTCGAACGAGTTGCCCTGACGAATGCCTTGTTCATCTAACATATGGAATATGATGATGATTTATGATGATATTTCCCAGCTGACAGGCCACACGCCACTGGTCCGCCTGAACCGCATCACTGCCCGTTCCGGTGTCGGGATTTTGGCGAAGGTCGAGTATTTCAATCCTGGTGGCTCCATCAAGGATCGAGTAGCCGCAGCCATGATCAATGCCGCAGAGCAGCGGGGTGAATTGTCTCCCGGCAAAGTCATCATCGAGGCCACCTCGGGTAATACGGGTATCGGGCTGGCCATGGCCTGTGCAGTCAAAGGCTATCGGCTGAAGCTGCTCATGCCCGAGACCGCATCCGAAGAGCGCAAGCGCACCATGCGTGCCTATGGGGCCGAGATCGTCCTCACCGAAGGCCATATGGGGACCGATGGGGCCATTGAAGAGGCTTATCGACTGGCCCGCGAAGAGCCGGACAGGTATGTGCTCATGGATCAGTTCAACAACCCCGCAAGCATCGATGCCCACTATCAGGGAACAGCTCAGGAAATCTGGGATCAGACCGATGGGCAGGTCACGCATGTCGTGGCGGCTTTGGGCACCTCGGGTACGGTCATGGGCTTGGTCAAGCGTCTGAAGGAACTGTCGCCCGACGTGCAGGTCGTGGCGGTGGAACCCTATGCCCGTCATAAGATTCAGGGTCTGAAGAACATGCAGGAGTCCTATCCTCCCGGTATCTTCAATAAGCATATGCTGGACCGCATCGTGCGGGTGGAAGACGAGGAGGCCTTTGACCATTGCCGCCGGCTGGCGCGCGAGGAAGGATTGCTTGTCGGCATGAGTTCCGGGGCCGCTCTGGTGGGTGCCCTGAAGGTTGCCGAGGAGTTGGACTCGGGCTCGGTCGTGGTCATCTTTCCCGACGGCGGTGAGCGGTATTTGTCCACACCTCTGTTTGCTCCGCCGGATGAGCAGGGGGTGCGTATCGAGAGTGCTTCGGGTGGTGATGCCCATCTGGGTGCGGGTACGGGGCAGCTCTGCCTGTATACCGTGGGACCGAGCCTGGACAGACCCGATGATCCCGAGTTTTGGCGACGATTGATCCTGCTGGATGTGCTGGCTCGCAAGCTCACGCGTGATGGCTGCGAGGTCAGGATTGCCGCCGGGCTGGCAGATATGGATGATCGCTCCATGACCGCTGCGCGTGCTGCCCACATGCCTCGTGCCGAATTTGCTGCTGTGGTCCGGGACAGGATTGCGGCGCAGGCCAAACTTCTGGGCCTTGGCGAACGAGTGGCTTTTCCCCTTGCAGGGGATTGTAAAGTACAGAGCCTGGAATTGTGCGAGAAGCTGCTCTCTTCCGGTCGGGCATATGAGAAGCTGCGCAGTGTGTATTTCGATGTCCTGCGTGACCCGGACTACGGTCAGGTCTGCAATGTGGACATGGACAAGCTTTCGCTGGGCAAGACCGTTGATCTGGCTGATTATGTGAAATCAAATCCCCAGGACTTTACCCTTTTGAAGCGAGCGACTCTACAGGATATCAAGGATGGCGAATTCTGGCAGACCCGCTGGGGTAATGTTCGTCCCAGTTGGTTCATGCAGATGGCAGCGGCTGCTCTGTGTTCCGTGGGCAGTCCCACGGTGTTCCTGGGGGGTGAATCTCACCGATTCCCGCATATGGAGAATCTTCGGGCGATCTGGTCGGTGAGTGGAAAGGCCTCCCCCGGAGCCTGGATGGCATCCATGCCCGTGATCGAACCTGACGCCCATGGGACCAAGGCCGATGATGCCTTTGACCAGGCCAGCCTTGGCGGACTTTTTGACGCTGGTTATACCCCCGCTGCGGTGCGCCTGTGGCTTTCTTCTGCCAGCTATCACAAGACGTTGGATTTTTCGCGTTCGACCTTGGGCATGTGGTCCAAAAATCAGCGTACGGTGCAGGATTTGGCTGTGTCACTGGCGGCCTTGCCTGTAACTGAAGGCGGCGGCGGGATTGGCCCCGAAGTGGAGCAGATGCTCGTGGACGTCAAGGGCGCTTTTCGTGCCGCCCTGGACGACGATCTGTCCCTGTATGCCTTTTGGCCCGAGTTGTTTTCATTCTGCCGGGGTGTGAAAAAACTCCTTGGTGCTGATCGTTTGAGCCCGGATGAAATTACCGCCTGCCGGGAACGGCTTGGAGATACCGATGCTGTTCTTGGTATTCTGGACGCAGGGGCCATGCCCGTACTGCAGGCTGCGTGGCCGGATGAAGCAGCACGCCTTGTCGCTGAACGTGAGCTTGCCCGTCAGGGCAAGGATTTTGAGCGTGCCGATGTGTTGCGGACACGATTGATCGAGTTGGGCTTTCGGGTGGAAGACTCTGCGCAGGGTGCGCGCTTGTATCCAAATTCATGATAGAATATTATTGATAAATCAAATTGAAAGCCCCTTGAAAGGGGCTTTTTTGTTGATAACAGGTGGGATTCTGCTGTTGTTTTAGGTGAGATTCGATGCAACGCCTGTGGGACAATAGAAAATTTCAATCCTCTGTTACAAAAAGGAGTAGATTTAATGAAAAAGAGGTGTCTTTGTGTTTTCCACATGTGAGGATGCTTGGCTGGCGCGGCCTAGCGGTTAATGCCTGTTATTATTGCATAAAACTGTTCTTGATGGTACTTGTAAATTGCCTTTGGTCGTCGGTCCGGTCATCAGTTGATGATCCTGCGCAGGGACTGCGTTGTCGGGGGAGGATCGGCGACCAAGGGCTAATGATTCGTGAGTGCATGTCACGATATTTTTCGGCCTGTATAAGGTCCGTTTACATACTTCCCCTAGCCGCCTGTCTCTCAGGGGCTTCCCGACCGGTTGATCGACCCCGACTCGATCCCCGGTTCCCTATGGCAGGACGGTCTTCCACTCCCAATAGCAAAGCCCTCGGATACTCCGGGGGCTTTGCGCCTTCAGGCGGCTGAAAAGGACGCGCCTGCTTCGTTGCTCGGAGACAACTAATCCTCTCGTATGCGCAATACGAATCGGGCTTGTTGCCTCCCGCGCCCATTGTCGCCGCCCCATGAAAAAGCCCCGCGAACTTGCGTTCGCGGGGCATATTGGTGCTGTCATGTTTTCGCCCCAGGGGGAGATTCGGGTGGTCAGGGTGTGCCGCGATTGCGGCTCTTGCCCACTGCGAATTTCTTGGGGTCGATGTGGTATTTTTTCACTTTGTAGTTGATGATTCGGTAGCTGGCCTTCAGACCACGGGCAGCCTGAAGCATGTTGCCCCGTGACTTCTTGAGTGCATCCACAAGGATTTCCTGCTCGAAGCGGGCCACTGCTTCCCCAAAGGACAGTTGCGAGTCCGTGGCCGAACTCTCTGCTGTCTGTAGGCTGGGGGGCAGGTGATAGGTCCGGATGACTTCCTCGTCACAGATCAGCACGGCACGCTCAAGGCAGTTGCCAAGCTCACGTACGTTTCCTGGCCAGTGATACTGGGAGAGCAGGTCGATGGCCGGGGTGGAGATGCGTTTAACACTTTTGCCGTATTCCTCGGAGAACTGCTGCATGAAGTGTTCTGCCAAAGGCAGGATGTCCTGTCTGCGCTCCCGCAGGGGCGGAATGAAGATGGGGAACACATTAATGCGGTAGAACAGATCTTCGCGGAAAGTGCCGTCCTCAAGCATGGTCTCCAGAGGACGATTGGTGGCACAGATCAGGCGGGCATCCACCTTGATGACCTGCTCGCTCCCCAGGCGTTGGATTTCCTTTTCCTGAGTGGCGCGCAAGACCTTGGCCTGGGCATCCAGGGACAGCTCCCCGATTTCATCCAGGAACAGGGTGCCGCCGTCTGCCAGTTCGAACATTCCCTTCTTGTTGGCAATGGCACCCGTGAAGGCGCCCTTCTGGTGTCCGAACAGTTCGGATTCCACCAAGTCGGCGGGCAGGGCCGCGCAGTTGAGCTTGATCAGGGGTTTGTTCTTGCGTGGGCTGACGCTGTGAATCGCCTCGGCGAACAGCTCCTTACCGGTACCGGATTCGCCCCTTAGAAGCGCAGTGGCACGGCTGGGGCCCACCTGGGATATCTGCTGCAACACCAGGCGAATAGGCTTGGATGCTGCCACAATGTTGGGATGGTTATAGCCGTCACCCGCTCCAGCGACCATGCCCTGTGCCAGAAGATGGCGCTGCATGGCCATTTCTTCCTGCAGGGAGGCCACTTCCTTGGCCACCATGGCGGCCACGACCTTCAGGAAGGCGCAGTCAGTGTCCAGTGCTTCGGCGGGGCCGGAAGGGACGTCCACGGAGAGGGTACCGAGCATGTCTGTGTGCCCGCTGTCCTGGCTGCGCACAGGGACGCAGATGAAGCCGAGTCGGCCCATCTCTTCCTTGGTGCGTCCGAAGGCCAGGTTCAGGAAGGGCGCATGGTCCTTCATGACGGGCACGATCACCGGTTTGCCGGTTTCCATGACCTGCCCGGTGACTCCCTGTCCCGATTCATACGAGACCTGGGAATACTTCTGGGAGCCATAGGTGACGGATAGCTTCAGGGTATTTGTTTCAGGATCGAAGATGGTCAATAGCGCCCGCTTGTATCCGTGCGTTTCGCACAGGATTCTGAGCAGGGCCTTCAGGCCGGTTTGCATTGCCCGGCGAGGGGCCATTTCCTTGATCACCTTACGCAGCGTACCGAAATACGTTTTCAAGTGCTCATTGGAGACGGTGAGTGCCATAATATCTCCGGTTTCCCGATACTCTGCTTAGGATACGGCCTGGACGCCGAGTTCAATGGCGCGCAGGTTCATGTCCACGATTTTGGGCTTCAGGCTGTTTTTGACCGTGTCTGCGAGCTCTGCGGGAGTCAGCGGGATGGTCCCGGTGGCGCAGAGTGCTCCCAGCAGGGCCACGTTGCCGCACTGCACGGCTCCGGCCTTGATTCCAAGGGTCTGGCAGGGCAGGAACAGGGTCCTGGCCGCACAGGACTCAGCTTTGGCCACGATGGCGTCCAGGTCGGGGTACGTCTCACGGCCCATGGTCACGCCAATGGGGGCGATGGGCTCCGAGTTGCTGACCACGGTACCGTTGGCTTTCAGGTAGGGCAGGGCCCGTAGGGTTTCCAAGGGCTCGAAGCCCAGCAGGATGTCAGCCTCGCCATGGGCGATGCGCGGACTCTTGAAACCGCCGATGAGCAGGGTGGATTCCACGACGCCGCCGCGCTGGGCCATGCCATGGACTTCGCCTGCGGTCACTTCCAGGCCTTTGGCCATGGCGGCCTGGGCCAGGATGATGGTGGCGGTCAAGGTGCCCTGGCCACCAACTCCGGTGAAGAAGATGCGTGCTTTGGCCATTATGCGCTCCTTTTCCGGGCCTTGATGTCTTTGCAGACCTGCATGCAGAACATGCAACCCGTACACTGGTGTTCATTGATCTCGACCCGGCCTTGTTCGCTGTAGAAAGCGGGGCAGGCCAGATTGGCGAGGCAGTCGCGAACTGCTTCAGTCTGCTCGGCCACATAGGCCACCATGGGCTTGTGCTGGCGCAGGGTGCGCTTGGCAAAGAGCACGCAAGGCTCTTCGGCAATGAGTACCTTCACGCCGGGCAGAGCCCGCAGTTCTTCGATGGCTTTGGCAGTTGCCTTGTAATTGTAAGGGCTGGCCTTGACTACATTGCAGACACCGCAACCACGTACAATGGCCTCGATGTCCACCTGACAGGGATTGTCCCCGTGGATGGTGGTCGAGACGCCGGGATTGGGCTGATGGCCCGTCATGGCGGTGGTGCGGTTGTCCAGGATGACCAGCAGGATGTCGTGGTTGTTGAACACGCCGCTGACCAGTCCGGTCAGGCCGGAATGGAAGAATGTGGAGTCGCCGATAAAGGCCACAACGGGCTTACCCGAGGCCTTGGCGAAACCGCCGCCTGCCGAGACCGAAGACCCCATGCAGAGCAGGAAGTCGGCACAGGACAGTGGGGGCAGGATTCCCAGAGTGTAGCAGCCGATGTCCGAGGAGTAGACGGCTTCGTCTCCGTATGCCTTGCGCACTGCATAATACAACGAACGGTGCGAACAACCGGCACAGAGGTTGGGCGGACGCATGGGCAGCGGTCCTTCGACAACGCAGGAGCCCGTCTTGGGCAGACGTTTGCCAAGGACGCGATACATGGCGGCCCGGACTTCGGCGGTGGAGAATTCACCCAGTCGCGTCAGATCCTTGCCTTTGCCGGTGATCTTGATATCGATGCCCTTTTCCTGGGCCAGGGCGCGCAGCGCCTGCTCCACGATGGGCTCGCCTTCTTCGACAACCAGCACGGTGTCCACGCTTTTCAGGAAGCGGGCGATCTTTTTCTCGGGCAGGGGGAAGGTCATGCCCAGGTTGAGAACCTTGAATTCGCCTTTGCAGCCTTTCTCATCTGCAACGTCGGCGACATAGGCCCGGGCCATGCCCGAGGCGATGATGCCGATCTTGCCGCGTCCTTTCACTGTATTGTAGGGCGATTTTTCGGAGGCTTCCTGCATGGCGTCGAGCTTTTTCAACAACTCGGGGTGGCGCATGCGAGCCACGACCGGGATGGGCACAAAGCGCAGGGGAGCCTTTTCGAAGGCCGGGCCGAATTTGGCACCCGGAAGCTCTGAGAATTGCACGGGGCCGCGCACGTGGGCCACGCGGGTGGTTGTGCGCAGCATCACGGGCTGTCCGAACTCGCGGGACAGGGCAAAGGCGTCGCGGGTCATATCCTTGGCTTCCTGCGCGGTGCAGGGCTCGAATACGGGCAGTCCGGCAAGACGGGCGTAGTAGCGGTTGTCCTGCTCGTTCTGGCTGGAATGGCAGCCCGGGTCGTCTGCAGACAGCAGCACAAGACCGCCAGGGGTGCCGATATAGGCCAGTGTCATCAGCGGGTCGGCCGCGACGTTGACGCCGACGTGTTTCATGGTCACCAAAGTCGGGGCTCCGGCCAGGGCCGCGCCGCCGCCAACTTCCAAGGCGACTTTCTCGTTGGACGAATATTCAAAGTAATAGTCCGAGTCCGGCATGAGTCGGTAAAACATGTCCGGGACTTCGGATGAAGGGGTGCCTGGGTAACAGCTGACAAAAGCCACGCCAGCCTCAAGGGCTCCGCGTACAATGGCCTCGTTGCCGAGCAGGAGGTGCTTGTCGCCACCTTCCTTGGTCAGGAGCGGATGTGCCATCCGATTCTACTCCTTGAAATGAGTTTGAAAGGTCGGGCTAGGAGGATTTCTCCAGCTTAGCCTTGGCCGTTTTGATCTTGCCGGTGATGAAACCGTTGTCTGCACTCTGGTTGCTGGTCTGAAGCTCTTCCCAGCAGGACAGGGAGGTCTCCCAGTCGCCGGAATGCTCGGAAGCATAAGCCAGGCGGTGCAGCACCAGCGCCTTGTATCCTTCCGGAATGCTGTCCCTGAGGCCCGCGAGCACAGCAGCGGCTTCGGCGTATTTGCCGGATTTGCCAAGCTCTGCGGCCTGGCCGAGGCTGGCCACGAGTCCAAGGTCGGCAGTGTCCACGTCGGACAGCTGCCCCCAGATGGCGGCGGCGCGCTCATGCTCGCCAGCGGCGGCCAGTGCTCCGGCCAGTTCAAGCTGGACGGCGGTGGACAGACCCGATGGGGCATCGAATTCTTCCAGGGCCTTGGCACGCTGGGCCGGGTCCTGAGTGGCAATCAGGGACGCCAGCTCAGTTCGGCTGTCGGCCAGCCGCGAGCCTTGGACGCTATCAAAGACGGCGTAACCGCCCACGATCAGGATCAGGGCTCCGATAACGCCCACGATGAGCTTGATGTTGTCGACGATGGCTTGCAGCAAAGGATGGAGGGACTCGTCCACTTCCTCGCCCAAGGCTCCAAGGGGCGCATGGGACTCTTGCTGGGGCATTTTTTCGGTCATTCGAGGTGATCCTCCCACAAGTGGCGTATTGACTTCCAGTGACGATTCCGCAACAAAAAAACGAGCCCGAACAATGGGCTCAAATCATGTAGACAGGCTTTACAGAAATGTCAAAAGGTCTTTTCCTGATTTCGGGTGTCTTACAGCGCACCTTTTTCTGTAATCGAATGACTCAAACCATTGCCGGCAAACGGCATCGAGAGGCCAGGATGAGGGTGGAGCGGGAGTTTATCCACCTTGATCGCGGCCAGAGGGAGTATGTATAATGGACGTTAAGCAGGAGATGCTCGAGTTGGCGCAACGCGCCAAGGCTGCCGCCAGAATCATGGCTTCAGCCGATGCCTCTTCCAAAGTTGCTGCGCTGGATGCCTTGGCCTATCTGCTGGACAAGGAGCGCGAGGCGATTCGTGTTGAAAATGCCAAGGACCTGGAAGCCGCTGAGGCTGCCGGTATGGATTCGGCGCGTATGGATCGGTTGCGTCTGTCCGACGCAGTCATTGATTCCATGATTCAGGCCTGCCGCGAGGTGGCTGCGCAGTCCGACCCCGTGGGCGAGGTGGAGCGCATGTGGAAGCGCCCCAATGGTCTGCTGGTGGGCAAGATGCGTATTCCGCTGGGTGTCATCGCCATGATCTACGAGTCTCGCCCCAACGTGACCGTGGATTCTGGCGTACTCTGCCTGAAGGCTGGCAATGCCGTTATCCTGCGTGGTGGTTCCGAAGCCATTCATTCCAATCGTTTTCTGGCTTCCCTGATCCACAAGGCATTGACCGATGCCGGATTGCCACCCGATGCCGTGCAGGTTGTGCCGACCACGGATCGCGAGGCCGTGACCGCCATGCTCAAGCTGGATGAATATATCGACGTGATTATCCCGCGCGGCGGCGAAGGCCTGATTCGTGCGGTTGTGGCCGAGGCCACCATGCCCGTGCTCAAACACTACATGGGTGTCTGCCACACGTATGTGGACTCCGAGGTCGATCAGGCCGAAGCGCTGAAGATCGTGTTCAACGCCAAGGTGCAGCGCCCCGGCGTCTGCAATGCCATGGAATGTCTGCTGGTGCATCAGGACGTGGCCGCCGAATTCCTGCCCAAGGTCGCCGCCAAGCTTGGCGCTGCCGGGGTTGAGTTTCGTTGCTGCCCGGCTTCGTTGCCGCTGATGGGCGAGACCGCCGTGCCTGCGACGGACAAGGATTGGGGGCAGGAGTTCCACGCCCTGGTTCTGGCCGTGAAGGTCGTGCCCTCGCGCATCGAGGCTCAGGACCATATTGCGGCTCATGGCTCCAATCATACGGAAATTATCCTGACCACCAACCATATCCGTGCCATGCGCTTTTTGCGCGAGGTGGATGCGAGCATGGTGGGCATCAACACTTCGTCGCGTTTCAACGACGGTGGTGAATTGGGGCTGGGCGCCGAAATCGGTATCAGTACCTCCAAGCTGCATTCCTATGGCCCCATGGGTGGGACCGAGCTGACCAGCACCAAGTTCGTGGTGTTCGGCGAAGGCCAGGTCAGGGGCTAGCATGAAGGTCGGGCTGCTGGGCGGTTGCTTCAATCCGGTGCATAACGGGCACCTGCGTCTTGCTCTGGAAACGGGCGAGAGACTGGGGCTGGACCGGGTGGAGCTTGTTCCGGCGGCAGTGCCTCCCCACAAGTCCGGTGACGGTATGTTGCCCTTCGGACTACGGGCCGAACTATGCGAGGCCGCAATTGCCGGAGTGGAGATGCTGCGCGTGAACCGCCTGGAAGGAGAGCGCGAGGGGCCATCGTATACGGTGGATACCCTGAGGGCATTGACTGCACAGCGGCTTGAGGATGAGTTCACCTTCATTCTGGGTTCCGAGGACTTGTTTGTGCTGCCTGACTGGCATCAGGGAGTGTTGATCCCCGGGCTGGTGAATCTTGCCGTGGCCGGACGTCGTGATGGTGGGCTGGAGGCCGTGCGCCTGTTCGTGGAGCAGACCTGGGCCGGAGCCGAGTCTCTGGACGACGCTTCCTGGCGCTTGCCGCAGGGCAGGCGGCTGAGCTTTATTCCTGCCGGGCGCCTGGATATCAGTGCTTCGGATATTCGCCAGCGCTGGATAGACGGACAGTCAGTCCGGGGGCTGGTGCCGGAGGCCGTGGAGCGGCTGATGGATGAGCACGGAGACGAGGTTCGTACGGTCTGGGAGAGTTGAGCAGTACGTTCGTATAGATTCCATTTTTAATTTACGATTAAAAAACGGCCCGTCTGAAATTTCAGGCGGGCCGTTATGGTGTTGTTTGAATGCAGGCTAGGGCACCAGATGGATATCTTCGTTGGTCACTTCGCCTTCGACATGGGCGATGTGCACAGCGTCATTCATGTCTCCAAGGTTGGGATCATACCAGAGG is part of the Desulfovibrio ferrophilus genome and harbors:
- the nadD gene encoding nicotinate (nicotinamide) nucleotide adenylyltransferase is translated as MKVGLLGGCFNPVHNGHLRLALETGERLGLDRVELVPAAVPPHKSGDGMLPFGLRAELCEAAIAGVEMLRVNRLEGEREGPSYTVDTLRALTAQRLEDEFTFILGSEDLFVLPDWHQGVLIPGLVNLAVAGRRDGGLEAVRLFVEQTWAGAESLDDASWRLPQGRRLSFIPAGRLDISASDIRQRWIDGQSVRGLVPEAVERLMDEHGDEVRTVWES